The Pirellulales bacterium sequence GGCCCCTTGCTGGGACTTATGGTGCTGGCGATGGCCATTTTTGGCGTGCCGGCCATGCTGATGCTCGCCTTTCGCGTTTGGCCGTCGACGCCGATGGGCCGCCGCATCTTGCTGGAGGCCCCGAGCGAGCAGCAGGTGTTGCCAGACGATCAGCGCCTGCGCGAGCTCAAGCAACTGGTTGGCAAGACCGGCGTGGTCCGCACCGTGATGCTCCCGAGCGGCCAGGTAGAGATCGCCGGCCAGACCATCGACGCCATGAGCCAAGGCATCGCCATCGAACCGGGCCAACGCGTGCGCGTGGCCGAGGTGCATGGCACGCGAGTCTTTGTGCTGCCGATCAGCGACGATGCGCCGGCCCCGCCAACCGCCGCCATCGAAGGCGCGCCGCCGCCTCCGCCCGAGGCCGAGCGGCCCCTCGCCTCATTCGACCTGGACGACATCGACCTGGGGCAAGACAAGGGGTGAGGGAATTGTGACGATTGCAAATGCTTGATGGCCATGCCGCCTAGGACGCTGCCCTAGGTGGTCTATTTTGTCACACGTCGCCTTCGTATGATGAAGTTGGAGTCGCGTTGCACGCGCTTCTTGTGCGCGATCGCCAGAGATCGCGTCAACCCAACGGTCCTCGTACGCGTCGCCCCCGGCAGCGACGCCACGATATGACGAGCGAAAAGACGCGGCGAAAAATCGCCACCGAGGCAGCGCGGCTCCTCTGCTCGCGTCAAGAAACCGATTGCTATCGCGCCAAGCTCCGCGCCGCCCGGCAGATCATCGGCGGCTGGGCCCGGCCGCTCGACCTGCCGACCGATCAGGAAATTCGCGACGAGGTGCTGGCTTGGTCGCGGATGTTCGACGGCAGTCAGTCGGCAGAGCGTCTCGCGCGCCGCGGCGCCGCCGAACCGCTCGACCGCTTTCTCCTTTACGAAATGCTGCTCTGGCCGCTGGAGCATATCAAGCAAAACCCCAAGTGGCATCCCGAGGGAGACGCCCTCTACCACAGCCTGCAAGTCTTTGAACTGGCGCGCGACGCGCTGCCGTACGACGAGGAGTTTCTGCTGGCCGCGCTCTTGCACGACGTAGGCAAGGCGATCGACCCGCACGACCGCGTCGCCACCGGGCTGGCGGCGCTGGATGGCTACATTTCGGAGCGCACTGCCTGGCTCATCGCCAGCCACGAAGACGCCGCCGCGCTGCGCGCCGGCACGCTCGGCGCGCGGGGGCGACGCCGACTGCTGGAACACGAAAGCTTTGAAGAGCTGGAACTGTTGGCCCAGTGCGACCGCCGCGGCCGCCAGTGCGGCGCGCCAGCGCCGGAGGTTCACGAAGCCTTGGACTACGTCCGCGACCTGGCGGCCATGTGCGGATGATGGCTGCCATTTTGTGTGCCTGTGATAGAATACCGACATGACGCCTACTCAAATACTGGATCGCATTCTTGCCCCCGTCGCCGATTGCCTGACGCCAGAAATGGCGCAGCGTCTCGTCAACCTAAGGGCCGATCCCGACATGCAGGCCAGAATCGACGAACTGGCGAGCAAGAACACCGACGGCGAGCTAACACACGACGAGCGGGCCGAGTATGAAACGTACGTGCATGCGGCCGGATTCGTCGCCGTCCTCCAGGCCAATGCGCGACGAATTTTGAATCAGTCCGGCGCGCATTAGATGGACCCAGCGCTTCGCAAGTTGGTGCGTGACCGCGCCAAGCGCTGTTGCGAATATTGCTTGCTCGCGCAAGAAGATTCGTTGTTTGTGTCGTTTCACGTTGAGCACATCGTTCCGCGCAAACATG is a genomic window containing:
- a CDS encoding HD domain-containing protein — encoded protein: MTSEKTRRKIATEAARLLCSRQETDCYRAKLRAARQIIGGWARPLDLPTDQEIRDEVLAWSRMFDGSQSAERLARRGAAEPLDRFLLYEMLLWPLEHIKQNPKWHPEGDALYHSLQVFELARDALPYDEEFLLAALLHDVGKAIDPHDRVATGLAALDGYISERTAWLIASHEDAAALRAGTLGARGRRRLLEHESFEELELLAQCDRRGRQCGAPAPEVHEALDYVRDLAAMCG